TGGAAAGCGCACGCACGCCGAAGCTGTGCATGGAAGATTGCCGGTCGAAAAAAATTCCGGCGCTGATTGCGCATCCGGATGGTCAACTGCTGTCGGGCATCAAGCTGGCCGAGCAGCGCTGCATGATCCTGATTGGACCGGAAGGGGGTTTCACCGACGCGGAAGTCGCAGCCGCCGATGAAGCCAAGGCCATTCGTGTTTCGTTGGGTTCCGCCACGTTTCGCATCGAAACCGCCGCCGCCATGGCCGCGGGTTTTCTGCGGATTTCCCCGCAAAAGTGAGCGGTGAAATGGAGTGCATCGGGATCGAACCGATAACCTCCGCCTTGCAAAGGCGGCGCTCTCCCAGTTGAGCTAGCACCCCAGCGGTGGGTGAGTATAGGGGCAAACCGTCATGAATTACGGAAGGAAATTCTCCTCCCGCGATTAGTTCGTGTGGCCGCTCTTGCGCGTGGTGAGGATCTCGATGGCGGTCGGCTCGATCACGCTGACGCGCAGCGCCTCGTCGTAGCGCTTCTCGCCGCGGATGCCGACCAGCGTTCCCAGCATCGTCGCGAGTTGGCTGGGATTCTTGGTGCTGACGTAGGCCACGGTCTGGCCGACGCCCGGATCGACCAGGCGATAGAGCAGCGGCAATCGCTTGCCGTCATAGATGCTGCTGGCGTTAAGGATGCCGACCACGGTGAAATCCGAGCGAGCCTCCAGCGCGATCTTCATGGTGTGGAGCTGCTCCACGTCGGTGTCGATCGCCGAGCGCATCTCGCGGAGTTGGCGGATGCGCTGCTGGGCCTCGATCTGAACTTCGAGCTGCTTCACGCGGGTCGCCACCACGTTCTTGATGTCCGCCTCGCACTCAGGATCGTTCGACAGCATCAGGTAGCGATCCTTGAGCACACCCACTTCACTGGAGGCGAGGGGCTCGGCCTTGACGGTGACCCAGATGGCTTCAAGGTCCTTGAAGGTCTGGCGTCGCTTCTCAATGGCGATCTGCTGCGGGGTCTTGGTTGGCGGCGGCGGAACATGAGCCGCTTCCACGGTTTTTTCCGCTGGTTTTGCTTCGGCGGGAGGATTGTTGGTCACAGTTTCGGTCGCGGGCTTGGTGGCCTGATCGGTGGCGGCCTTGTCCGTGCCGGGAGGTGTCGTCGTCGCATCGCCGATGGTCTTGGGCTTCTCTTCGATCACCGCTGGGGTGGTGCCCGGCGCGGCCGGCACGGCGGGAGTCGCACTCTCAGGTGCCGAAGCGAGTTTCGCGGCCTCGCCGGTGCTGGAGCGCCGCACAAAATTCAGGTTGACATGTCCCTGGCAGGTGGCGGGAACGGCGATCTTGTAGACCTTCTCGCGCTCGCCGTTGATGGTGGCGACCACCTTCAGCATGGTGCCGGAGCTGACCTTGCCGATCGACTTGAAGGAGGAATCCGGATTGCCGTCGGCGCCGATGTTGGGGGCGCGGACGTCGCTCTCGGCGTTCACGGTGAGGGTCTGCCCGTCGGCGGAAAGCACGACGTTGTCATTGGCCAGCACATATCCATAGATGTTCTTGAAAGCTGGGCCGCTGGTGCGCACCGTCGCCCATCCAAAGCCCTCGTCCACGACCTCGACCACGTCGCCCATGGAGAGCTTGCCGAAGGGATAGGCGCTGGAGGCGCTGGGTCCGCAGCGGATGTAGACGTTGTCCGCGGTCACCGTGCCGGTGTACTTCTTGGCGGCCGCGGCTGTCGTCGCGGGGGTCTGCGCCACGGCGCTGAGGCTGAAAACGGGAAGGACGAGAACGATCAGAAGGAGAGCCAATTTCATGGAGCGGATTCTACGCATTCTTGGGGTTGGATACAGTGTCCACTTCATGATTCGCTGCCGGCCAATCCTGGCAAACGCATTTGCCCTTCTCGCCGCTGTTTGCGTTGGATCCTGTGCGTCGCCGATGGATGATCCCGATGGCACCGAGCAATTGCGGCACGCCATGGACACCGCCGTGGCCCGGGAATTGGTCCAGGCCCCGGCGCAGGATCCGCTCAAGGCCGTTTCCCGCGAGAACAACGAGATCTTCAACGCGCTGCAGAAGCGGCGCACGCAATTGGACAAGTTGGGGCCTCAGGTCAACACCGCCGGGCCGGGCCTGGAACTGGGGGCCGACCTCTACGGCAAGCCCTATCCCGAAATCAATCTTTCCCTGAAGGACGCGATCCGGATCGCCGTGGAGCACAACCTGGGCACACAGGTCGCGCGCCTGCAGCAGGGCGTGACGCAGGCGGAACTGGTGGCGGCCCAAGCAGCTTTCGACGCCTCGATCGTGGCCAACACGCAGACCAACATCTCCAACGCGCCCAACCAGGACATCGCAGCGGTGGGCATTCCGGTGGACTTCATGAATCAGTTCCGCCAGTGGAGTTTCTCCAGCGGCATCCAGGCGCCGCTGGTGACGGGCGGACAGTTCAGCGCCACAGTCGGCAGCCTCTATTCCAGCCTCTATCCCACCAGCCTCTACACGCCCAATCCGGCATGGATCAACACGGTGCAGCTGGGCCTGTCGCAGCCTCTTTTGCAGGGTTTCGGCACGGATGTGAACATGGCTTCGATCCGGATCTCGCGCAACAACGACCGCCGCAGCATGCAGCTGCTGCGCTCCAACCTGCTCTCGCTCTGCCGCGACGTGGAGGCCGCCTACTGGCAGGTGGTGGTGATGCGGCAGCGCGTGGTGACGGCGCAGTGGCTGGTGCGGGTGGGTATCGAGGTGCGCGACGTGCTGACCAAGCGGCGCGGCTTCGACGCCACGCTGGCCAACTACGCCGACGCCGTGGCCAAGGTGGAGGATCGCAAGAGTTCCGTGATCCGCGCCCAGCGCGAGGTCACCGCGGCGGTCGACCGCCTGAAGGTTTTGCTCAACGACCCGAATTTCCCGGTGGGCGACGAGACCATGATCGTGCCGACCGACTTCATGGTCGACGAGCCGCTGGCCTATTCGCTCAAGGACGCCATCGGCACCGCGGTCGACCAGAGCCCATTGATCACGCAGGCTTTGCTGGCGGTGGACGACGCCAGCATCCGCCAGGTGGTCGCCGACAACGGACGCCTTCCCTCGCTGAACCTGACGGCGCAGATCCAGTTCCAGGGCATGGACCAGCAGAACGGAAACTACGGCCAGGCGTGGAGCGAGCTGGGCACGGCCAACTTCATGAACTACCTGATCGGTGCCAACTTCAGCCAGCCCATCGGCAACCGCGCGCCGGAGGCGAACTACCGCAAGTCGCGGCTGGAGCGCTCCAAGACGGTCATCGCCTACCGGGCCGCGATCCAGCAGGTGATCTTCCTGGTGAAGGACTCGCTGCGCAGCATCGACGCGCAATACCGGCTGATCGAGCAGACCCGCGCCTACCGGCTGGCCCAGGCGGAGAACATGCGGGCGCTGATGCTCGACGAGCAGACCATCACCAGTCTCTCGCCGGAGTTCCTCAACCTGAAGTTCCAGCGGCAGAACGAGCTGGCCAGCGCCCAGGTGCAGGAGGTGCAGTCGCTGGCGGACTACAACAACGCGATTGCCTCGCTGTGGATGAACATGGGCACCGGGCTGCAGATGAACCGCATCGAGCTGCGCGTCTTCGATCCGGATCCGAAGGACACGGGCGGCGCCGCCAAGAGGGACACGGCCAATGCCGCGAATCCTTCCAAGTAACCACGAAGGCATCGAGCTCGCCGCCCAGCGCATTCAGAGCGGGGGCGTGGTGGTCTTCCCCACCGAGACCGTCTACGGGCTCGGGGCCAGCACGTTTTCGCAGGATGGCTTGAAGCAGATCTACCAGATCAAGGGGCGGCCCTCGGACAATCCGCTCATCGCGCATGTGCTGGACGCGGTGGAGGCACGCACGCTGGTGGCGGACTGGGATCTACGCTGCAGCCGCCTCGCCGCCAAATTCTGGCCGGGGCCGCTGACGATGATCCTGCACAAGACCGCCGAGGTTCCCGAAGAGGCGACCGCCAGCCTGAACACGATCGCGGTGCGCTCGCCGATGCATCCGGTGGCCCGCGCGCTGCTCTACGCCGTGGATGGGCCGATCAGCGCGCCCAGCGCCAACCGCTCGGGCCACGTCTCGCCGACCACCGTCGAGCATGTGGTCGGGGATTTTCCTGAGATTGAGGATCTGCTGGTGCTGGAGGGGGGCCGCGCAAATTTCGGCATCGAGAGCACTGTGTTGGATCTGACCGGGGAAGTTCCGGTGATCCGCAGGCCCGGCTCGATCACGGTGGAATCGCTAACGCGCGTTCTTGGAACTGTGAAGGTGGCGCATGGCATCGGCCAGGGAGTGAGCCCGGGGACGCGACTGATTCACTACGCGCCGAAAATCCCGGCAACGCTTGTGCCGTCGAACCGGCTGGAATCATTTCTGTCGACCTTGAAGGAGCCCGCGGCGGTGCTGACGCTGGACATCGCGCGAGTTGCCGCGCCGCACGTGGGCATTGCGATGCAGGCGGACGCCAAGGCCTATGCGCGGATGCTCTATTCGAAGTTGCGCGAGGCGGAGCTGTCGGGGCTGGCGCACATCGTCATCGAGGAGCCGATGGGCCAGGATGGTTTGTGGTTCGCGGTGCTCGATCGATTGCGCCGCGCGGCGTCGAGCATCTAGTCGAAACTACTCAACGTAATGCGTTTGAATTGCGATCGCAGCGTCAGCGATCCATTGGAATCTGCACGCCAAGTTTCGCGGCGCATTCCTTGGCCAGTTCGTAGCCCGCGTCGACGTGGCGGAAGACGCCCATCATTGGGTCGTTGGTGAGAACGCGCTCGAGTTGCTGCGCGGCCAACGGAGTTCCGTCGGCAACGACGACTTGTCCGGCGTGCTGGCTGAAACCAATACCAACTCCTCCGCCGTGATGGAAGCTGGTCCAGCTGGCGCCGCTGGCGATGTTCACCGCGAAGTTCAACAGCGGCCAGTCGCTGACCGCGTCACTGCCGTCGAGCATGGCCTCGGTCTCGCGGTTGGGGCTGGCCACGCTGCCGCAGTCGAGGTGGTCGCGTCCGATCACGATCGGCGCCTTCACTTCGCCGCTGGCGACCATCTCGTTGAAGCGCAGGCCGGCCTTGTGCCGCTCGCCAAGGCCGAGCCAGCAGATGCGCGCGGGCAAGCCCTGGAACGCGACGCGCTCCTGCGCCATGCGGATCCAGCGGGCCAGTGTCTCGTCCTTGGGAAAAAGTTTCAGCACGGCTTCGTCGGTGGCGCGGATGTCAGCGGGATCGCCCGAGAGAGCGACCCAGCGGAAGGGGCCGCGACCCGTGCAGAATTGCGGGCGGATGTAGGCCGGCACGAAACCGGGGAAGGCGAAGGCGTCCGCGAGGCCGGCGTCGTGGGCGCGCTGGCGAATGTTGTTGCCGTAGTCGAAAGTCTTGGAGCCAGCGCGGGAGAATTCCACCATCAATCGCACGTGCTCCTTCATGCTCGCGGTGCTGCGGCGCACATACTCGGCGGGGTCGCGCGTGCGAAGTGAGTCGGCGTCCTTGCGCGTCATGCCGTGCGGGTAGTAGCCGGCAAGCGGATCATGCGCGCTGGTCTGGTCGGTCAGCGTTTCGGGAATGATCTTGCGTGCGTTGAGCCGCGAGAGCAAATCAACGGCGTTGGCAAGAACTCCCACACTGATTGCCTGCTTCGCCTTCTTCAATTCAACGGCGCGGTCGATCGCCTTGTCGAGATCCGTGAAAATCTCGTCGAGGTAGCGGTCGTGCTTGCGTTTCTCCAGCCGCTCGATGCACACATCGGCGAGCAGGCAGGTGCCCTCGTTCATGGTGATGGCCAGCGGCTGCGCCCCGCCCATGCCGCCGCAACCCGCCGTGACGTTCAGCGTGCCTTTGAGAGTGCCGCCAAAATGCTGGCGGGCGCACTCGGCGTAGGTCTCGAATGTGCCCTGCAGAATTCCCTGCGTGCCGATGTAGATCCAGCTTCCCGCAGTCATCTGGCCGAACATCATCAGGCCGCGGCCGGCGAGGTCGTCAAAGTGCTCCTGCGTGGCCCAGTGCGGAACAAGATTTGAATTGGCGATGAGCACGCGCGGCGCGTTGACCTGCGTGCGCACGATTCCGACCGGCTTGCCGCTCTGCACCAGCAGCGTCTCGTCCACGGCGAGCGACTTGAGCGCCGCGATGATCGCGTCGAAACATTCCCAGTTGCGGGCGGCCTGGCCGCGACCGCCGTACACGACCAAGTCCTGCGGGCGCTCCGCCACTTCCGCATCCAGATTGTTCATCAGCATGCGCATGGCGGCTTCGGCGGCCCAGCTATTGCACACGCGCTGGTTGCCGCGCGGGGCGCGAATGGTTCGAGTGGTCGCACTGGGCTTGTTAAACGTGGACATGCGTTTACTTTAACGGCGGAAGCGGGTGGTTTCATTGCGGCCATTTCAAAAATGCATGATTTGCTCTGAAAACTCGTGGCCAGCCCGCTTGCAAGTACGCTGGTCATCGAATGCTCATGCGAACCCTGAAGTCCTCATGGATCATGTTCGTCACTGCGTGGGCGCTCGTTGTTGCAAGCGCCCATGCGGAGATCGGTGACTTTGACGCGCCGACTCCCATCACGAGCAACGATCTTGCGCGGCTGATGAAGGCCGCTGGTGTGCAGCCTCAAGAGCAGCCGCAAATTGAAGCCGCGTTCGACAACTATGTCGATGGCTGGCAAATACTGCGCGACCAGACGCTGCGCCTGCTATCGGTTCGGGTGGCGCAGTTGAGATTGCAGCAGAAGCGGCCGCAAGATGACTATGCGGCGATTTACAAGATGCCGCCCGAGCAGCAGTCGCAGTATTGGCAATCCATCCAGGCGGAGCGTGAAGCCAAATTGAAAAACACAGCCAAGAGCGAGGCGGATCTTTGCATGAAGGTGTCCGCTGCGTGCAAGAGGATTGCTCAGCTCGAAGCGCCTCTTTTTGAGGCGCTGCGAGCTGGCGAACGCTCGCCCGCGCAACGGGGCGCCGTGGATCGCGAATCGCTACATCGAACCCGACGGCGATTGGATGCCGTGATGCTTGTCCTCGACAACCGCGTCCCGGGCGAAAGGATCTGCGCCGACATTCTTTCCGCGCCGAACCGGGGTCTCGATGCCGACGCAGTTGCAAAAATCGCCGCGATCCGGGAGGCCTATGAACAAAGGGCCACGCCGTTGCTCGAACAGATCGCGGCAAATACGCCGTTCGAACCTTTGGAGGAGGGCCGACCGACCGTGGTCTCGAACGAGCAGGTGGAATTCGCACAAATGCAGATGCGGGCGATCCAGGACATTGCAGTCGCCATGCCCAAGGATGTATCTGTCGAGTGGCTGCGAAAGGCTCGAGCGCGCGCGATGTATGCCGTGCTGTCCATTCTTCCGATGACCTCCCGAGCGGAGGTGCTCCAAGCAATTGGAGAGCGGTCCAATCCGAAGGTCGTCAAGCGACTTGCGCAGTGGGACCTTGATCGTGCTGCGCTCGAGGATCAGTTCCTGGCCACCTTGGGGACAAATGGTTTGGCGGAGGCACATCAGATATTTCCGGGCTTGAACACGGCCGCATTGGAGGAACTCGCCCAACTATCCGACACGCCCGACCTGAAGTCACTCGAGCACCGCTATTGGACGGGCGAACTCAATGATCCCGAAGTTCCAGGCGATTGCGTGAGTCGCATATATATCAAGTCCCAGGTGCAGCTTTACTCCAAGCAGCAGGCACGGCTGGCTGAGCGTCAGGTGACCTCAGACGGGCCGCCGCAGGAGACATTGCTGGAGCACCTCGCACGCAGAGTCCAGGTGCGGACCCTGAACGCAACCGATGTGCGGAACATCCACGACCGGCTCGCCATTACGCCGGAGCGACGCTCCATTTGGGACGCCCTGGCCGAGGACCTGCTGGCTGACACCCGCGCGTACGCAGAGCAATTTCAACAGGTCTATGACCAGCGCGATCGCACGCCCAATTCGCCCTGGAACACGGTGGTGATTCCGCTCACGCGGGAGCAGCGTGCAAAGCAGTCGCGCCGCGAGGAGCAATGGTTCGACGATCTGGCCACGACCATGCCCGAGCTGTCTGCCCAGTCGCTTGCCGTCGAACGCGCTCGCCGCGCGTGCGTGCGAGAAAGGTCCATGGGTGGCTCCGCGCTCCATGACACGCAGGGACTGGGGAATCGCTGGCTGGATATCGACTTGGACCAGGCGATTGAATCGCTGAAGGTTGCACTGCCCGCAGGAGCGCAAGCCGCTGTGCAGGAAGCGCTTTCCGCATGGCGTGCGCAAAAACTTCTCGACCTGCAGGCGCTGGTGCAGCAGAATGAAACCCGCCTGGTGGGCGGCGAGGAAGAGTGGAGGAAATTGCGGAATGTGCCATACAACCCTGAGAATCCGCTCATCGCCAAGCTGCGCGAAGCGCAGGCCGAGCAGGGGCGAAACAACCGCGCCTTCTGCCGCCGCGCCTCAGAGGCGCAGCAAGGGTTCATCCAGGCGATCGTCGCGGTATTGACCCCGGATCAGGCTCGCGCGTTTCAGGATGCCTTGTATAGGCAGATGTATCCCGAGGTGTATCGGTCGCTTGAGAGAGCGGATCCGGAGATCGACCGTGCCCGGATGGGGAAAGACGCGTCACCCCAGCAGATCGCAGCGATTTCCACATTGGCTGATTCCTTCCACCAACGCTTCGAGCCGATCGCGGAGCGATCCGTCAAGCAGCTTGATGCCTTTGAGACATTGTGCCAAGACCCGGGCTTGAGAAAGCAAACATTCAATGGCCATCCGTGGAACGAAGTCTGGCTGGCCTTGGAATTCTCCGAAGTGATCAACGACGATTTGCAATACGACCGCGACGAGCTAGTGTCACGGACCCTGCGCCAGGTGCGCTCGCTCGGCGTCGCGGGATCAGCTGAATAACCGCAACAACATCGGGAGCAGGGGGTTGTCCGAATCCCTTCAGCCGTCCCGCTTGCAAGTACGCTGGTCATCGAATGCTCGTGCGAACCCTGAAGTCCCCATGGTTAATGTTCGTCATTACGGGGATGCTCTTTGTTGCGGGCGCTCATGCGGAGATTGGTGACTTTGACACGCCGCTTCCCATCAATAGCAACGACCTTGCGCGCCTGATGAAAGCCGCCGGTATGCCGCTTCAAGAGCGGCCGCAAGTTGAAGCCGCGTTCGACAATTATGTCGATGGCTGGCAAAAGTTGCGCGACCAGACGCTGCGCCCGCTGTCGGTGCGCGTGGCGCAGTTGAAAAGACAGCAGATGTGGCCAGTGGATGATGATCCATCCAACACCAGATCTCGCGAGCAAGAGGCAAAACACTGGGCTGAAGTCGAAGCTGAACACGAGGCCATTCTGAAAAGCACGGCAAAGACAGAGGCGGAACTTTGCTTGAAAATGGCCGCCGCGTACAAACAGATTGCACGGCTCGAATCGCCCCTCTTCGAGGTACTGCGGGCGGGCGAACGCACGCCTGCGCAATTGGCAGCCTTGGACCGCGAAGTGCTGCGTCGAAGCAGGCTTCGCTCTG
This portion of the Planctomycetota bacterium genome encodes:
- a CDS encoding TolC family protein; its protein translation is MDDPDGTEQLRHAMDTAVARELVQAPAQDPLKAVSRENNEIFNALQKRRTQLDKLGPQVNTAGPGLELGADLYGKPYPEINLSLKDAIRIAVEHNLGTQVARLQQGVTQAELVAAQAAFDASIVANTQTNISNAPNQDIAAVGIPVDFMNQFRQWSFSSGIQAPLVTGGQFSATVGSLYSSLYPTSLYTPNPAWINTVQLGLSQPLLQGFGTDVNMASIRISRNNDRRSMQLLRSNLLSLCRDVEAAYWQVVVMRQRVVTAQWLVRVGIEVRDVLTKRRGFDATLANYADAVAKVEDRKSSVIRAQREVTAAVDRLKVLLNDPNFPVGDETMIVPTDFMVDEPLAYSLKDAIGTAVDQSPLITQALLAVDDASIRQVVADNGRLPSLNLTAQIQFQGMDQQNGNYGQAWSELGTANFMNYLIGANFSQPIGNRAPEANYRKSRLERSKTVIAYRAAIQQVIFLVKDSLRSIDAQYRLIEQTRAYRLAQAENMRALMLDEQTITSLSPEFLNLKFQRQNELASAQVQEVQSLADYNNAIASLWMNMGTGLQMNRIELRVFDPDPKDTGGAAKRDTANAANPSK
- a CDS encoding threonylcarbamoyl-AMP synthase, whose protein sequence is MPRILPSNHEGIELAAQRIQSGGVVVFPTETVYGLGASTFSQDGLKQIYQIKGRPSDNPLIAHVLDAVEARTLVADWDLRCSRLAAKFWPGPLTMILHKTAEVPEEATASLNTIAVRSPMHPVARALLYAVDGPISAPSANRSGHVSPTTVEHVVGDFPEIEDLLVLEGGRANFGIESTVLDLTGEVPVIRRPGSITVESLTRVLGTVKVAHGIGQGVSPGTRLIHYAPKIPATLVPSNRLESFLSTLKEPAAVLTLDIARVAAPHVGIAMQADAKAYARMLYSKLREAELSGLAHIVIEEPMGQDGLWFAVLDRLRRAASSI
- the hutU gene encoding urocanate hydratase; the protein is MSTFNKPSATTRTIRAPRGNQRVCNSWAAEAAMRMLMNNLDAEVAERPQDLVVYGGRGQAARNWECFDAIIAALKSLAVDETLLVQSGKPVGIVRTQVNAPRVLIANSNLVPHWATQEHFDDLAGRGLMMFGQMTAGSWIYIGTQGILQGTFETYAECARQHFGGTLKGTLNVTAGCGGMGGAQPLAITMNEGTCLLADVCIERLEKRKHDRYLDEIFTDLDKAIDRAVELKKAKQAISVGVLANAVDLLSRLNARKIIPETLTDQTSAHDPLAGYYPHGMTRKDADSLRTRDPAEYVRRSTASMKEHVRLMVEFSRAGSKTFDYGNNIRQRAHDAGLADAFAFPGFVPAYIRPQFCTGRGPFRWVALSGDPADIRATDEAVLKLFPKDETLARWIRMAQERVAFQGLPARICWLGLGERHKAGLRFNEMVASGEVKAPIVIGRDHLDCGSVASPNRETEAMLDGSDAVSDWPLLNFAVNIASGASWTSFHHGGGVGIGFSQHAGQVVVADGTPLAAQQLERVLTNDPMMGVFRHVDAGYELAKECAAKLGVQIPMDR